The Chionomys nivalis chromosome 23 unlocalized genomic scaffold, mChiNiv1.1 SUPER_23_unloc_1, whole genome shotgun sequence genome contains the following window.
CCTTGGCTGTGACCACGATCCTCCCCACAAGTCCCTGGATTGGTAGGAATAAGGAAGAAAGTTAAGGAGGGTCTTcctaatttttcataattttttccaGAATTTGTTAGCTTTTTGTGTGGGGGGGTAGGGGGTTGGGTCCTGTTTTTGTTAAATTAGGGGAAGCTTTGGACTTAGGCAAGGGAAGGAGGCTAGCTGGCTGTCGGCCGCCAAACTCTAACACCATGTTTTTGTACAGAATTTGATGGCTGATTCTTTGTTCTCTTGAAATAAACTGAGGAAAACTGTCCTTCTCTCTGCTGTTCCCTGCTCACTTTGGTTTGTGCTGGGCCCTGGCTTCTACTTTTGCCCATGGACCGTCTGGAGATGGTCAGAGATCTTGAAGGCACGGGAAGATGAGAAATGGGTTCCCCAGGACTCTCTAGTGCGCCTTGATACCTCGAGGTTCTGCAGGGAAGAGGCTAGGAGAATCTTATTCTTCATTTGATATAAAAACTGCCTGATGACTCTCGACCTGATTACCACAGAGGACCTTGAAGAACATGCACGGCCTACACATGACGGCACAGCCTCATCCTTCTCTCAGTTGGCATTTAAAACAtggtttatgtgtatgagtgttacctgcatgtgtgtctgtgtaatatttgtgtgcctggtatctgcagaggccagaagagggcatcaggtcccctgcaaCTGAAGTTAAGAcagttgcgagccaccatgtgggtgctatgacttgaaatcaggtcctctgtaagagtagcctgggctcttaactactgggccatctctccagctatccCCCAACCCTGACATTTTGATactgttttataaaaatgaaagaaaaaaaaagcttttaaaaaacagaTCTTTACATCCGGTCTGGATTTCTAGCGGTGCGTTCAGCAGTGACGGCCCTCATTTTAGACGGCAGCAGACGGCTGGAGCTGAGGAGGTGCGATGCCTGCATTTCTCAGAGAGCTAGAAGTTGGCTATGGACTGTCGCCATTTATTACCGGGCTAACgtggtttgtgtttttaagaattaaaaggaGAATGAAAGcagggtgtggtagtgcacgcctttaatcccaggacttgggaagcaggcacaggtggatctctgtgagttcaaggccagcctggtctataaagcaagttccagaacagtcagggctgttacacagagaaatcctgtcacacacacacacatacacacacacacacacacacacacacaaaaccaaacaaaaaacaactaaaaaaaagcAAACGAATTCTTTCTGGCCTCCTTTGAGATGGGCTCCACACCTGGCTGTTTCCCTTGTTTGCTGGCTCTCCTCAGTGGCAGGGTCATTTTTGTCTGTCTCTTGCAGTGCTGGGGCTCCAATCAGGGTCATGTATGCCTCCCAGGCAGTGCTCCTTCATTGAGCTCTGCCCCCAGTCAGCATCTGGATTTTGACCCTTGGTTCAGTTAAACTTCGTATTTATCCTTTGAGAACTTCTCAGTTCTTAGTTGTGTCCAATTCCAGTTCTTTGGACAAGCTTCAGGGACTGAAGCTAACTTTTCCAGAGGGCTCGCTATACCCTGATATCACATGAATGTTCTCATTTGGCCCTGAGTGTCTCGAGGAAGGAACACTTCATAAATGAGAAGAGTGAGGCCCAGGAGGACGAGTGACAAGGATGGGCTTGTTCCTGGACTTCTCTCTCCTGAGCCCTGGTATTCTGTGCGGTGTTTTAGTGGGGCCTGGTGAGAAGAGTGTTGCCCAGAGCCTGACACCAGCGCAGGGTGGGCGGGGCCCTGACAGCTTATCTCTGAGATGCCTCCTTGCACACGGGTTgaggggttgagaaccactcgTCTAAGGGAAACTACACGACGCACTGAAGACCTTCCAGCTTACAACAGCATAGAAGGCTAAGGCCTGTCTCCCTGGTCAGAGTGCTTCCCGCCACTctgctgttttcttcctctccatGGGAACCAGGCTGTGTGATTTTTGTGCCCGACACACAGGAGGTCCCTCAAAGGACATACCGGAGTCTAAATTTCACCTCATAACTTGCATCTTTGTTCAGTTTACAAATGAATGCTCTGCAGGTCATGCTAGCCCCAGCCCTTGTAcaggtttggttttgtgtgtgtgtgtgtgtgtgtgatgtatcctaggctggcctcaatcccTCCTTAacgaggttgaccttgaacttctgaccctcccgCCCCCCTCCTGAGAGATGGCTGCACTCTCACAACTGGTTTTTGTGATGCTAGAGATTAAAGGAGCCCAGGGATCTGTGCATGCTGAGCAAGTGCAACAACTGAGTTATAGCTCTAGCgtcctattttaaaagaaaaagtctgttATCCACCAATTTCACATAGAAGAACaaaccaaataacaacaacaaaaaagatgctTTAGCTGTTTCTGAGAGAGCAGCACGAGGGTCAGGAGTGGCTCTGCCGGGGGGTTGCCCACCTAGCACCTGGCGTGGAGATGCCAAGTGAGCTGTTGGGAGTGGAGGCATAGGGTGGAGTTTCATGGTGGGAGCGAATGTAAAAGGCGGCGGGAGCATTCAGTGCTGGAAGGGTGGGCTTGCCTAGAATCCCAGTATTGAGGCtcaggtcagcctgtgctacacagtcAAACCATGacttacaaagaagaaaatctgaaTTTTCAGATTGACTGTACATTGAAACAGTAACACAATGGATATATTAAGttaaatgaaatatattaaaattgcctctttttttcttttctcaatgtAGCTTTGAGCAAATGTCTGCACCCTCAGCCCCATGGCTGGGTGTGAGGAAAGGCTGACACTCTGGCACAAGGTGCCATCTGCCTGATCCCTCCTAGCAGGTCTGTAGTTTGTTGACCCTGGAGGTGTAGATTAGAGACACTTGCCTCTTTCCTAGGCCAGATGTAATGTATTTGAAGATACAGATCTAAATCTCATCATGGACTCGGTGCCCTGACTGCCTCCGGACTCAAGTCGCCCTGTTGAGGATCCTGTCATGTGGGGTGAAGAGCGTGAGCTGCTGGGTCAGCGCTGCTCTGAGGGGAAGAAggtctttttctctctcagccTCACCTTAGCTGCAGTATGAGGCCCTTGTGCCTCCtcttcaaggccagtgtgggctcaGGGTACAAGTGACATGGCAGGGCTTCCTGCCTGTCAACACTTCCGACCTGTGGTCAGCAGCGTGATTGGTACTTGGTAGCACAGAAATGTAACCTTTATCAGGGGGTCCCCCTCATCCCCCTGCAACTCAAGGGATAAGAGGAACAGACAGAGGACAGGATTATTCAGAAACCCCTCAGGAGAAGGAGCTCTTTACTGATGTAGGTAAGGCTGTTCAGCTGTCTGGCATCATAGCCAGGCGGGGGGCCTTTGGAGTAGTCAGGTAGGGGGACAGGGCTGAGCTGCTGTAACTCACACTGTTGGGGCCTGTGGTGGGAGGGTTGGCAGGACTACTGGTGGATGACGGGGAAAGGGTGTTCAGCACCACAGCACCCTCATCCTGGGAGCGCTTGTAGGGGAATGGAGCCTCATTTCGGAGGTCCTGGAAGGCCAGGTACGCCTGGAATATCTGTGGGCAGGAAAGGGTAGGATTTAAGTTGGCTGGGATGGAACGGGAAGACAGGGAGACCCAGGAGCTGGCCTAGGGGATGCAGTGGATAGCTGTCTGCTCACAGTGCAACAGTACCCAAGATGGGGATGCCTGAGGAAGGTAGGCTCGGAGGATGACAGCAGAGGCCCGGGGAGAGTCCTGGTTGTAGCCCTCCCAACCCACCCTGGAGGGGTGCCAGGGCTTGTCCTTACCCAGACAGGGACGGAGAAGAAAGCAAAGGCAATGGCTGCCTTGGGGCTGCTGTTCCCCGTGAGGAAATGCTTGGAATTCGAATGCTGCCACTGGTTGGCTAGGAAGCAGAAGGCCCCAAACCAGACACCTGCCCAGATGACTAGAGGGgcgagggaagaaaagagggtaaGCATGCTGGGGCACAGGCCAAGTGTGCTAGGGATGGGTTAGGGAGTCCTGTGACACCCCCCACCAGTGCCAATCTAAATTCCTCAAGTGTCCCCAAAAGTCAACTTCTGGAGTGGCATTCCCACATCTAATACAGAGCTGGAGCTACATCTAGTGTCAGCTTCATCAGCGGCTCTAAGAAGCCCAGTTCCTTGTAGGCCAGCCACATCTCATGCGCTGGGGGCCTTCATAGAGGCCAGCCACATCTCATGCACTGGGGGCCTTCATAGAGGCCAGCCACATCTCATGCGCTGGGGGCCTTCATAGAGGCCAGCCACATCTCATGCGCTGGGGGCCTTCATAGAGGCCAGCCACATCTCATGCGCTGGGGGCCTTCATAGAGGACAGCCACATCTCATGCGCTGGGGGCCTTCATAGAGGACAGCCACATCTCATGCGCTGGGGGCCTTCATAGAGGACAGCCACATCTCATGTGCTGGGGGCCTTCATAGAGGACAGAGACAACTCATTTGCTGGGGGCCTTTATAGAGGACAGCCACATGTCATGTGCTGGGGGCCTTGAGAGAGGACAGCCCCTTCTCAGTGAAGAGC
Protein-coding sequences here:
- the Syngr4 gene encoding synaptogyrin-4, coding for MHLPESLQDLADSETVRFLKRPKSISRVCGGVFSLVIFSSLLIDGYQNRAESPELHCVFNRNYVACAFAVRAGFLSFLSSLVFLALDAHENRIIESGSKTAFRLLDLILAVIWAGVWFGAFCFLANQWQHSNSKHFLTGNSSPKAAIAFAFFSVPVWIFQAYLAFQDLRNEAPFPYKRSQDEGAVVLNTLSPSSTSSPANPPTTGPNSVSYSSSALSPYLTTPKAPRLAMMPDS